GTCCGGGGCGTCCCTGTTTCTTCTGTCCACAGCCAGTAGGGCGTGTAGAGGCTGCGGGCTGTCCGCACCTCCTCGCGGAAAATCTCGGCGCTGAGCCCGGTGCGCAGCAGGCCAGAGGTGTCAAAGCGGCGCAGCACCCTGGCGCGGTCGTAGGACACCGCCCGGAACTGAGGCACCCAGCCTCCCGCCGTGGCCGTCAGCAGCAGGTACTGGGCGCGTGGGTCGCCATTGGCCGGGGCCCCTACTGCACCGGTATTCAGCACCAGCGTCTCTGCCACCACTGTGTGAACCGGCCGGTGAATATGTGAGCCTACCAGCACGTCGTAAGGGCCGCCGGCCGCATCCCGACTGAGGGCACGCACCCGTTCCGGCGCAGTGTGCTCGCTCAGGCTTTCGCGGTAGTGGTCGGCGGTGCCGTGGGCCACCAGCACCCGCCCGGCCCCTGGTTCGTCCAGCGTCAGGGTCATGGGCCAGATGGCTGGGATGTCCAGCAGGCCAGCCTGGGCCAGTTGCTGGGCACTCCAGTCGGTGGCTCCCCAGAAGGGGTCAGACAACCACTCAGCCGGTAGCGCTGTGCTGCGCGCCTGCCACAGGCGCAGCAGGTCGTCGTGATTGCCCAGCGTGAACTGCACATCCGGGCGCGCCAGCAGGGTCTGCATCACCTGCACCGAGTCGGGGCCACGGTTGACCACATCGCCGTTGACCAGCAGCCGCTCGGCGCCCTGCGCTGAGGCATCGGCCAGCACGGCCTTCAGGGCATCGGCATTGCCGTGAATATCCGCCAGAACCGCCACCCTCATCCGGGCCGCATTGTAGGGCAAGGCTATTGGTAGACTCAGGGGCAGATTCAGGGAGGTGTGACAGCGGCTGCCACTTCCATTGAGGGGTCAAAACCTCTCCCTCAATTCCACCGCTGCCACTGTCCCTTCCAGCGACTCATTCCGTTCGCCTAGAGTGGTGGAGGGTTCTGCTGTGATTTCTCTAACGAGCCGTAGGAGCGACGATAGACAGTTCTAGAGGTTCAAACCTCGACCCACAGAAGGCTCACTCAACCAGTCAAAGAGGCAGGGCACCCGCGACTCTCACCGCCGGTGCCCCGCCTTACCCCCAACCGCTCCCTGCGTCAATTGCGGAAAATGACTTCCTCGCGGCCAAAGGACCGCAGAGCCACGCCGGACAGTAGAGCGGCGCCCACTACGTTGGCTGCTATAGCCAGCAGGACATGCAGAGATTGAGGGGCGCCGCGCACCATCTCCAGAATGGCCACCTGACCGCCAATGACCGGAATGGCGTACACCCCCAGCCCCACCTGCAAAAAATCGGCAAATTGCAGGAGGATGGCCGGCAGCACCAGCAGCAGGGTGATGGGCGCTGCGTAGGTCTGGGCCTCCTTGAATGAGCGGGCGTAGATGCCCAGCGCCATCAGCAGAGCACTGACCACCAGGGCCGCACTGGCAGCCACCCCCAGCAGCGCCAGCACGCTGCCCAGGCTCAGGCTCAGCTGCCCGCCCAGCGCCTGCACCATCGGCACCACGCTGTCCGGCTGCCCACTCAGCCAGGCGCGCATGGCCAAGCTACTGACCAGGAAGCCCACCACGCTAAACGCCGCACTGGTCAGGGCTGTGAGGGTCGTGGCCAGCAACTTCCCAGCGACCACCTCGGCGCGGCGCACAGGCGAGACCAGCAGACTTTCCAGAGTGCCGCGCTCCTTTTCCCCGGCGGTGGCGTCCAGGGCAGTAGCCATCGCCCCAGACAGAATGAACTGCACCATCAGCATGGGAATCAGGAAGGCCAGCTGGCCGCTGCGCTGCTCCTGCGTGGTGCTGGCGTCCACCGGTTTCAGGGTGATGGGGGCCAGAGCGGTCTCGTCCAGCCCCAGCGTCCCCAGGCGCTCGACGGCCAGCGTGCGGTTGTAACCTTCCACCACGTCGGACACCTTGCTGTAAGCGCCGGCCTGGGCACGCAGGTTCCCCAGCTTGGCATACAGTTCCAGGGTGCCGGTGCCGTCGCCCGCCCGCTGGGGCAGCGGCCCATCGGCGCGCACGGCGGCGTCCACCGTGCCGTCCTGCACGGCTTTCAGAGCGTCAGACACGGTCTGCAACTTCACGCCAGCCCGCACCACCACGCCCCCTGGCAGCGTCTCGTCCCGCTCCAGGGCCGCGCGCAACGCCGCTGGCAAAGGCCCACTCACCCCGACAGTCTGCCGCTCTTGCTGCTGCCCGCCCAGCAAGCTGCCCATCAGGAGGGGCAGGCCCAGCGTCAGCAGCGGAATAAGCAGCAGGGGCATAAAGATGGTGGCATTCAGGGTGCGGCGGTCGCGCAGAGTCGCCAGCAGGTCGCGGGCTGCCACTTGCCACACGAGCGCCGGGCGGAGCCCCTTCCCCGAGGCTGCCTTAGCGCGCACGGCTCACCTCTGGCCGCACCAGCGCAAAGAAGGCGCGCTCCAGGCTGCGTTCGCCCGTCGCCGCCAGAATGTCTGCCTGTCGGCCCACGGTCACCAGGGCGCCCTCATGCAGAATGGCCACGCGGTCACAGACCTCCTCAACCTCACTCATGACGTGGGTGGAATACACCGTCAGTCGCCCCGGCGCACGGGTGGCCTGCACGAAGTCCAGCAGGGTGCGCCGCGCAAAGATATCCAGGCCACTGGCCGCCTCGTCCAGCACCAGCACGGGCGGGTCATGGAGCACAGCGCGGGCAATGACCACCTTCTGCTTCATGCCGGTGGAGTAGTCCCCGGCGCGGGTGTCCAGCGTGCGGCCCAGTTCCAGCCGGTCATCCAATTCGGCGATGCGCGCGTCGGCCTGGGCACGGCTCAGGCCGTACAGCACGGCAAACGAGCGCAGCACCTCGCGCCCGGTGAGGCGCGCAGGGAGGCCCATGCCGCCGTTCACCACGCCAACCGAGCGCCTGACCGCTTCGGGGTCCGCCTGAATATCGTGGCCGGCCAGCGTCACGGCGCCGCTGTCGGGCCGCAGCAGGGTGGCCAGGATTCGCAACAGCGTGGTTTTGCCAGCCCCGTTGGGGCCCAGCAGCCCAAAGACCTCGCCGCCCTGCGCCTGCAGAGAGACGCCGCGCAGCGCCTTGAATGTGCCGTAGCTTTTGGTAACGGTCTGAATATTGAGCATGGGCCTCCTGGCAAGGCAGTGGTGTGCCGTGTCAAGAGGCTACGGGATGCGAACCGTGAAAGTTGCACCGTTGGTTGAGGACCGTGCAACGCGATTCCAAACCATCTTTTAGATGAGAACGGTGTGAGCCCGCTGACGCCGTCTAGAAGTCTCTCAGTGCCTCGTTCCGCTTCATAGGACGGCCTTGAAAAGCAAGTCCCCCGCGCCTCATGCAAGATGAGAGAAAATCTGTAACAATAGGAAAGTTGCGCTGCCAGGCGCATCCCGCTGGCTTTCGTTGGACGCCGTCCATTTTTTCCAGTTTCATTGGTTCTCTGCTCTGAAGTCCTCCCTGGGCTCTGGGCCGAAACGACTTCATCACCCCGCGCTTTTTCTGCGCGCCCTCTGCGGGGGCGCAGCACATCCGGAGGCTGTTCATGTTTAACCCCCCTACCCTGGAAGACCTGCAAGAAACCCGCCGCGCCAACGAGAAGCTGGTGCTGCGCGCCCTGGAAAGTAAACCCGAATGGGTTGAGACCGAACTGGCCAAGACCACCAGTCTGGCCCTGTCGCACCTGCGCGCCGCGCTGGCCAGCCTGCTCGACCAGGGCCGCGTGCGCCGTCTCCCCGGCACCGGCACCCGCGCGGTCTACGGCCTAGCTGACCCTGGCCTGGCCGACGTGCCGGCCACGCCCCTGACGAACGACGCCAAGAAGGTGCGCGATTACCTGGAAGGCCGCGCCGACAGCGCCCTGTACATGAGCGATCAGCTGCGCATGACCCGTGAAGACGTGATGGCGGCCCTGAGCCTGCTGAACGCCCACGGCATGATCACCTGCACCTTTGTGGGCAGCCTGGTGATCTTCCGCCTGAAAGAAACGCAGGCGCTGGGTCAGGAAGGCGCAGCCCCCGAGAAGGTCGCCACTGGCCGCAAGAAGAACGTCGCTTAAGCTGCCTGTCTGCTGACCCCTGCTCCGGCGGGGGTTTTTTGTTGGCTGGGATGAGCACGGTTCTAACCGGTCTTCTTATGGCACGTTGCGGAGTTGCTCAGTTGCTGCAGTGGCCGCTGCTGACAGAACCTGATGTCTGGAATACCTCTATGAGCCAGCTCACGGCCACGCCTACCTGCTTCCTGCCCGAACATCCTTCGTCTGGGTCAACGGTAGATCTGAAGACACTTTCAGCTCAAGTAAGCTGAGACTCAGCCCGCTCACGCCTCTCTCTACTGGCTGACCGGCACCTGACGGGCGACTGAGAAACCGTCTGGTATTCTGCGGGGCATGAAGCTTGTGCTGGCTGTGATTCAGGATGCCGACGCCACCGCGCTGGTGCGTGTGCTGTCGCAAAACGCCTTTGAGGTCACGAAACTGGCCAGCACCGGCGGCTTTCTGCGGGAAGGCAACACCACCCTGATGATTGGCGTGGACGACGCGCGCCTGGACGAACTCAAGCGGCATGTGCAGCGGACCTGCCGCACCCGCACCCGTCTGGTGGCCCCCAGCGTGCCGATGGGTGAGCAGAACGAAGGCTTGGTTAATGACCCGGTCGAGGTGCCGGTGGGCGGCGCCGTGATGTTCGTGATGGGCGTGCAGGAATTTGTAAAGGTGTAAGCTACTGGGCGTGCCGGGCCGCCTTCTGTCGTGGGGCGGCCCTCTTCTTTGGTCCAGATCTTGTACTCAGACACCCGGTTTGACCGGGGAAGATACAAGATGTAGACTCTCGTCACAGTTGCCAGGTGGCAACACTCCGCAGGAACTCGAGGGAAGTCCGGTCACGCCCCCAGCTGGGGTCTTCAGTCCGGCACGGTCGCGCCACGGTTTCAGTCCGAACGCTCGCCTCGCGGAGACCTCGCCCTCTTTACCGGCCCCCGCGTCAGGGGCACAAGGCGGTCCCTGCTCTGAACAGTCCATCACACACTGGTCTTCCCTGCCCTCTGTTCTGAGGCGCCCTGTGTCCCTTTACGTTCGGCCCTGCGTCACAGGGGCCGCGTCCCTGCCCTGTGCCGTACGAGGTCGTTCTGTCTACTCTGGCTTCCCTCTCCCGCCCCTTTACGGGCGAAACCCGCGTTACCCACGTCGTTTTTCCCGGCGATACCAACCACCACGGCACCCTGTTTGGCGGAGAAGCCCTGGCCCTGATGGACTCGGCAGCGTTTATCGCCGCCACCCGTTACTGCCGGCGTAAGGTGGTCACCCGTCACCTGGACGCTATGGAGTTTCGCCACGCCATTCCGCAGGGGTCGCTGGTGGAACTGGTGGCGCAGGTCACGCGCACGGGGCGCACCAGTATGACTGTGCTGGTCAACCTGTTCCGGGAAGACATGTACAGCGAGGGACGTGAACTGGCCTGCACCGGCACTTTTACGCTGGTAGCCCTGGACGACGCCGGGCAGCCGGTGGCCGTACCACCCCTGACCACTCAGGAGGCCGCCCATGCAGCTGGTCGTTGATTCGCTGACGGGCAACGTGCGCCGCTTCGCGCAGGCCGTGGCGCAGGCGGCCGGCGGCCTGACTGTGCAGGGGGTGCAGGAGGCCAGGCCGCAGGAGCCCTATCTGCTGCTGACCTACACCTTCGGACAGGGAGAGGTGCCCGCCAGCACACAGGCGTTTCTGCGACGCCACAGCAGTGGCCTGTGCGGCGTGGTCTCCAGCGGCAGTTACCACTGGGGCGCCAATTTTGCCCGGGCCGGCGCCCTGATCGCCGCCGAATATCGAGTACCGCTGGTCGCCCAGATCAACAAGAGCGGCACTGCCGCCGACCGCGAGCAGGTGCTGACCTGGCTGCGCGCCGCTGCGGCGCCCCTCCCCCACCCCCAAAGGACACCCACATGGACCCCTGGATTGAACTGAACAACCGCGTGCTGTCCGGCACGGCCGCCGACACCAGCCACGACCAGGCGGCCCTGAGCGCCTACCTGGAACAAAAGGTCGGCCCCAACACCCTGACCTTTCCCAGCCTGGCCGCCAAGATTGAGGCCCTGATCACGCGGGGCGTGTGGGACCCAGAAGTTTTTGCGCGTTACACGCCGGCCGAGGTGGAAGCGGTTTTTACCCGCGCCGAGAGCCTGAACTTCCGCTTCCGGTCTTTTATGGGCGCTTACAAGTTCTACTCTGAGTACGCCACCATGACGCCCGACCGAAAGGCCTGGCTGGAGCGCTACGAGGACCGCCTGAGTGTGACCGCCCTGGCCCGCAGTGAAACTGCCCAGGACGCCCTGGAACTGGTGGAGCATCTGGTGCGCCAGACCTTTACGCCTGCTACACCCACCCTGATGAATTCGGGCAAGGCGAACACGGGACGCCTGGTGAGCTGCTTTTTGCTGCAGGACTGCACCGACAATCTGGACTCGATTACCAAGACGCTCTCCTTTGTGGCCGAGCTGAGCAAGGGCGGCGGCGGCATTGGCGTGGAAGTCAGCAACCTGCGGGCGCGCGGCGAGTCGCTGCGCGGTATTCAGAACGTGACCAAGGGCGTGATGGGCGTGGCGAAGATGCTGGACAACATGCTGCGCTACGCCGACCAGGCCGGCCAGCGTCCCGGCGCTGGCGCCATCTACCTCTCAGTCATGCACGCCGACTTTCTAGATACTCTGAGTGCCAAAAAGATTGCCACCGACGAGGACGCGCGTCTCAAGACCCTGTCGGTGGGCGCCACGGTGCCGGACATCTTCATGAAGAAGGCCCGTGCGGGCGAGGACATCTACCAGTTCTACCCACACTCGCTGTATCAGGAGACTGGGCGCGAATTTACTTCTATTGACTGGACGCGCGAGTACGAGGCATTGGCCGCCAACCCGGCCATCCGCAAAAAGCGCGTGTCGGCGCGGCGCATCCTAGAAGAAATTGCGATTACGCAGGGCGAGAGCGGCTATCCGTACCTGCTGTTCGAAGGCAATGCCAACCGCGTCAACCCCATCCCCAACGTGGGCAGCATCAAGATGAGCAACCTCTGCTCCGAGATTTTGCAGCCCACACTCCCCAGCACCTTCCACGCTTACGGGCAGGAGCACCGCGACGAGGTGGGCCTGGACGTAAGCTGCAACCTCGCCTCGCTGGTTATTGAGCAGAGTCTGGGGAGCGGTGACCTGGGCCGCGTGGTGCACGCCGCCGTCAAGCTGCTGGACAACGTGGCGCGCTCCACTAGCATTCACGAGGTCCCTGCCGTCAAGCGCGCCAACGAGGAGATGCGGAGCATCGGCCTGGGCGCCATGGGCCTGCATTCCTTCCTGGCGAAGAACGAACTGATTTACGGCAGCCCCGAGGCGCTGGAATTCGTGGACGTGTACTTTGCGGCGGTGCACTACCATGCCCGCCGCGCCAGCATGGAACTGGCCCGCGACACCGGCTTCGTGTTCCGGGGCTTTGAGGGGAGCCGCTATCAGAGTGGCGAGCACTTTGCCCAGTATCTGACGCAGGACTTCCTGCCGCGCACGCCTGAGGTAGCGGCCCTGTTTGAAGGGCACCACCTGCCCACTCGCGAGGACTGGCAGGCGCTTGTGGCTGAGATCCAGACGCACGGCCTGGCGCACTCCTTTGTCATGGCGGTTGCGCCCACTGGGTCCATCAGCTACGTCTCGCACGCCTCGGCCAGCATCATGCCGATTACCGAACGGGTAGAAACGCGCACCAGCAACAAGGCCCGCACGGTCTACCCCATGCCGCACCTGGATGAACGCACCGAATGGTTTTACGAGGAAGCCTACGACATGGACCAGCGCCGCGTGCTGGACACCGTGGCAACGGCCCAAAAGCATGTGGATCAGGGGATTTCCTGCACGCTGTTCGTGCCCAGTAACGCCACCACCCGGAGCCTTCAGCGCTATTACCTGTATGCCTATGCGCGCGGCCTGAAAACCCTGTACTACACCCGCCTGAAGAAAGTCAGCATCGAAGACTGCCTGAACTGCGCGGTGTAAGACGGCGGCTCAGAGGCACGCCACTTTCTACCCTTCGCCACCTACAATCCACATCCCCAGAGGCCCCGCATGTCCCGCACCCCCTTTACCGCCACCAACTGGAGCGAACCCGAAGACAGTTTTTCGGTGACGTTCTACGAGAAATACACCTCTCAGCTGTGGTTTCCCGAGGAAATCCCGCTGAGCAACGACGCCCTGGCGTGGAAGGCGCTCAGCGACACCGAGCGCTGGACCTACATGCACGCTTCGGCGGGCCTGAACGCGCTGGACACCTTGCAGGGCGAAGTGGGGATGCCGGCCCTGCGGGGGCTGGTGCCGGGCCACATCCGCAAGGCCACGCTGCAGTTTCAGGGAATGATGGAAGATATTCACGCCCGCTCCTACAGCCTGATGAATAAGACGTTCCTAACAACCTTGGAGGAGCGCGCGGTGTTCACCTGGGTGGAAGCGCAGCCGCAGCTGCAATTCAAGATCGCTTTCATTCAGGATGTGTTTGCCGACCCTGATGAGAGCGACTTTGGGCTATGGCGCAAGATGGTCGTGTCCTGCATGCTGGAAACGGCGCTGTTTTACAGCGGCTTCTACTATCCGCTGCTGTTGGCTGGGCAGGGCCGCATGGTGTCGGCAGGCGAGATTTTTAACCTGATTATTTTGGACGAAGCGGTGCACGGCGTCTACGTGGCGCTGCTGGCTCAGGAACGCTTTGCCGTCCTGACCGACGCCCAGCAGGCCGAGGCGGTGGCCTGGTACGAGGCGGCGCTAGACACCCTGTATGCCAACGAACTGGCTTACACCGAAGTCCTCTATGGTGGCGTTGGTCTGACCGGCGATGTGGGCCGCTTTATCCGCTTTAATTTCAACGTGCTGGCCGACAACCTCGCCCTCCCGCGCCGTTTTAAGGACGAGGATGTCAATCCCGTGGTCCTGAACGGCATTCGCTCGCGCGGCACCACCCACGACTTCTTCAGTGCCAAGGGCAGCAGCTACGCCAAGCTGAACGTCGAGCCCTTGCAGGACGAGGACTTTGCCGAACTGTGGCCGCAGGAGGTTGCCGGTGTCCACTGAGCCGCCCTTCGTCCTCTTCACCCAGGCGGCCTGTCCCCAATGCGAAACCCTCAAGCGGATGCTGGCCCTGCCCCTGCGCGGCGCCTTTGACGACCAGATTGAGGTCGTGCACCGGCAGGAGCAGCCCGAACAGTTTGAGACCCTGGCGGAGACGTATCACCTCAGCCGCACGCCGGCCCTGCTTCACCGCCCCAGTGGAAAACTCCTGCTGGACACCGGCGGGCTGGGCGCTGTGAAGGCATTTCTACAGCAGGGCTGATAAGGATTTCACTTTATTACGGCACAACCGGGAGGGCACCATCTGCACCTCCATATTGCAGAATTCATATCTTCTCCTGCTCGCTCCGCTCGGATTAAATCGAGCGGAATGCCCGATTTAATCGGAGGCCGTATAAAAAAGTGGGAACAGCGTTCGGCTGCCGTTCCCACTTCCTACTCCCCACGCCCCACTTCCCTATTTCGTGTCGTACCAGTTGGGGCCCACGCCGACTTCCACCGCCAGCGGCACCTTCAGCTGCACGGCCCCCTCCATGATGGTCTTCACGAGGTCGGCAATCTGTTCGGCCTTGCCCCCCGGCGCTTCCAGCAGCAGTTCGTCGTGCACCTGCAGCAGCAGGCGGGCGCCCGTTCCCTCTAGCTTCTGTTCCAGACGAATCATGGCAAGTTTGATGATGTCGGCGGCCGTCCCCTGAATGGGCATGTTGTACGCCAGCCGCTCGCCCGCCTCGCGCAGCGTGCGGTTGGTGGCGGTCAATTCCGGGACGTAGCGGCGGCGGCCATACAGCGTTTCCACGTAGCCTTGCTGGCGGCCAAACTCCAGCGTGCGGTCAATGTAGCCGCGAATGCCGGGATAGGTCGCAAAGTACGTCTCGATAAAGCCGGCAGCGTCGGCGTAGGGAATGCCCAGGTCGTTGCTCAGACGGTGGGCGCTCATGCCGTATAGCACGCCAAAGTTCACGGTCTTGGCGGCGCGGCGCTGATTGGGCGTGACGGTTGCCTCATCCAGCCCCAGCACCTGCGAGGCGGTGCGGCGGTGAATGTCAGCCCCTTCCTGAAACGCCTGCTGCATCAGGGGGTCATCGGCGATGTGGGCCAGCAGCCGCAGCTCGATTTGCGAGTAATCGGCGCTGATCAGGCAGTAGCCAGGATCAGCGATAAAGCCCTTGCGAATCTCGCGCCCGGTTTCGCTGCGAATGGGGATGTTCTGCAGGTTGGGGTTCAGGCTGCTCAGGCGGCCCGTGGCCACGGCGCCCTGCGCAAAAGTAGTGTGGAGGCGCCCGGTCCTGGGGTTC
This genomic window from Deinococcus betulae contains:
- a CDS encoding metallophosphoesterase family protein, producing MRVAVLADIHGNADALKAVLADASAQGAERLLVNGDVVNRGPDSVQVMQTLLARPDVQFTLGNHDDLLRLWQARSTALPAEWLSDPFWGATDWSAQQLAQAGLLDIPAIWPMTLTLDEPGAGRVLVAHGTADHYRESLSEHTAPERVRALSRDAAGGPYDVLVGSHIHRPVHTVVAETLVLNTGAVGAPANGDPRAQYLLLTATAGGWVPQFRAVSYDRARVLRRFDTSGLLRTGLSAEIFREEVRTARSLYTPYWLWTEETGTPRTPASWAQFLSDRTTKTAPP
- a CDS encoding ABC transporter permease subunit, which gives rise to MRAKAASGKGLRPALVWQVAARDLLATLRDRRTLNATIFMPLLLIPLLTLGLPLLMGSLLGGQQQERQTVGVSGPLPAALRAALERDETLPGGVVVRAGVKLQTVSDALKAVQDGTVDAAVRADGPLPQRAGDGTGTLELYAKLGNLRAQAGAYSKVSDVVEGYNRTLAVERLGTLGLDETALAPITLKPVDASTTQEQRSGQLAFLIPMLMVQFILSGAMATALDATAGEKERGTLESLLVSPVRRAEVVAGKLLATTLTALTSAAFSVVGFLVSSLAMRAWLSGQPDSVVPMVQALGGQLSLSLGSVLALLGVAASAALVVSALLMALGIYARSFKEAQTYAAPITLLLVLPAILLQFADFLQVGLGVYAIPVIGGQVAILEMVRGAPQSLHVLLAIAANVVGAALLSGVALRSFGREEVIFRN
- a CDS encoding ABC transporter ATP-binding protein — its product is MLNIQTVTKSYGTFKALRGVSLQAQGGEVFGLLGPNGAGKTTLLRILATLLRPDSGAVTLAGHDIQADPEAVRRSVGVVNGGMGLPARLTGREVLRSFAVLYGLSRAQADARIAELDDRLELGRTLDTRAGDYSTGMKQKVVIARAVLHDPPVLVLDEAASGLDIFARRTLLDFVQATRAPGRLTVYSTHVMSEVEEVCDRVAILHEGALVTVGRQADILAATGERSLERAFFALVRPEVSRAR
- a CDS encoding transcriptional regulator yields the protein MFNPPTLEDLQETRRANEKLVLRALESKPEWVETELAKTTSLALSHLRAALASLLDQGRVRRLPGTGTRAVYGLADPGLADVPATPLTNDAKKVRDYLEGRADSALYMSDQLRMTREDVMAALSLLNAHGMITCTFVGSLVIFRLKETQALGQEGAAPEKVATGRKKNVA
- a CDS encoding cyclic-di-AMP receptor gives rise to the protein MKLVLAVIQDADATALVRVLSQNAFEVTKLASTGGFLREGNTTLMIGVDDARLDELKRHVQRTCRTRTRLVAPSVPMGEQNEGLVNDPVEVPVGGAVMFVMGVQEFVKV
- a CDS encoding acyl-CoA thioesterase; translated protein: MPYEVVLSTLASLSRPFTGETRVTHVVFPGDTNHHGTLFGGEALALMDSAAFIAATRYCRRKVVTRHLDAMEFRHAIPQGSLVELVAQVTRTGRTSMTVLVNLFREDMYSEGRELACTGTFTLVALDDAGQPVAVPPLTTQEAAHAAGR
- the nrdI gene encoding class Ib ribonucleoside-diphosphate reductase assembly flavoprotein NrdI, whose product is MQLVVDSLTGNVRRFAQAVAQAAGGLTVQGVQEARPQEPYLLLTYTFGQGEVPASTQAFLRRHSSGLCGVVSSGSYHWGANFARAGALIAAEYRVPLVAQINKSGTAADREQVLTWLRAAAAPLPHPQRTPTWTPGLN
- the nrdE gene encoding class 1b ribonucleoside-diphosphate reductase subunit alpha, translating into MDPWIELNNRVLSGTAADTSHDQAALSAYLEQKVGPNTLTFPSLAAKIEALITRGVWDPEVFARYTPAEVEAVFTRAESLNFRFRSFMGAYKFYSEYATMTPDRKAWLERYEDRLSVTALARSETAQDALELVEHLVRQTFTPATPTLMNSGKANTGRLVSCFLLQDCTDNLDSITKTLSFVAELSKGGGGIGVEVSNLRARGESLRGIQNVTKGVMGVAKMLDNMLRYADQAGQRPGAGAIYLSVMHADFLDTLSAKKIATDEDARLKTLSVGATVPDIFMKKARAGEDIYQFYPHSLYQETGREFTSIDWTREYEALAANPAIRKKRVSARRILEEIAITQGESGYPYLLFEGNANRVNPIPNVGSIKMSNLCSEILQPTLPSTFHAYGQEHRDEVGLDVSCNLASLVIEQSLGSGDLGRVVHAAVKLLDNVARSTSIHEVPAVKRANEEMRSIGLGAMGLHSFLAKNELIYGSPEALEFVDVYFAAVHYHARRASMELARDTGFVFRGFEGSRYQSGEHFAQYLTQDFLPRTPEVAALFEGHHLPTREDWQALVAEIQTHGLAHSFVMAVAPTGSISYVSHASASIMPITERVETRTSNKARTVYPMPHLDERTEWFYEEAYDMDQRRVLDTVATAQKHVDQGISCTLFVPSNATTRSLQRYYLYAYARGLKTLYYTRLKKVSIEDCLNCAV
- a CDS encoding ribonucleotide-diphosphate reductase subunit beta yields the protein MSRTPFTATNWSEPEDSFSVTFYEKYTSQLWFPEEIPLSNDALAWKALSDTERWTYMHASAGLNALDTLQGEVGMPALRGLVPGHIRKATLQFQGMMEDIHARSYSLMNKTFLTTLEERAVFTWVEAQPQLQFKIAFIQDVFADPDESDFGLWRKMVVSCMLETALFYSGFYYPLLLAGQGRMVSAGEIFNLIILDEAVHGVYVALLAQERFAVLTDAQQAEAVAWYEAALDTLYANELAYTEVLYGGVGLTGDVGRFIRFNFNVLADNLALPRRFKDEDVNPVVLNGIRSRGTTHDFFSAKGSSYAKLNVEPLQDEDFAELWPQEVAGVH
- a CDS encoding thioredoxin, yielding MSTEPPFVLFTQAACPQCETLKRMLALPLRGAFDDQIEVVHRQEQPEQFETLAETYHLSRTPALLHRPSGKLLLDTGGLGAVKAFLQQG